Within Nocardioides rotundus, the genomic segment ACGCGGGTCTCTGCCCCATCCGCCGGTGAATACTCCGTGGTTCGTGCACGCCCCCGGCGCGACCCGGCGCGGGTTCGTCTCAGGCGGGGCGACCGCACGCGCAGCCGGCGAGCCGGGACGCGGCGCCGGCGAGCACCGCCTGCACGCGCTCGGGCTCGAACATCACGTCCTCCCAGGCGAACCTGAGCACCATCCAGCCGGCGATCACCAGCTCGTTGTATCGCCGCGCGTCGTTCTTCAGAGACGCGCGGCGCCCATGCCACTCGAAGGAGTCGGCCTCCACGACCAGCCGCCGTTCTTCATCCACCAGGTCCGGCCGGACGCGGCCGGTTCGGGTCTTCACCCACACCTGCGGCGTCAGGCGGACGCCGGGGACGTCCAACGACAGCGCCCGCAGCCCGGACTCGAAGGGGTTGTCGGCTTCCGCCCGCGCCTCGCGCGCGACCCGGCGCGCCTGACGGGCACCCGGACCGGTGGTCATCGCGGCACGCCGCAGAGTCGCGGGACTCACTCCGTGGCGGAGGGCACTGTCCGCGACGGCGAGCGCCTCGGGCAGCGGGAGTGTCTGCAGGCAGTGCCGCAGCGTCACCTCCTGCGTCGTGGCCGGGCCGGAGGTCTCGCCGCGCGCCAGGTCGGCCCGGTGCAGGACCACGTCACGACGCCGATCCGCGCTGATCTTGCGCTGCACCGGGACCAGCACGTGCGGCCGGTCCGGGGTGTGCAGCACCTCCCATCCGTGGTGCAGGGCCGCGCTGGTGTGGCTCAGCACTCCGCGGAGTGCATGTGCGGCGCGGACTCCGTCGGCGACCGCCGGGAGGGCGTAGCGGCCCTGCCCGACCCTGACCACCTGTCCAGCGGCCAGCGCCTCGGCAAGGCCCCGCCGGCCGAGGAGCTGGATCAGGAGGGGACGCGTGGCCAGGCCCCCCGCCTCGGCCAGCATCCCCTCCAGATCCATGCCCGGCAGCCTGCCCCAGATGCGCGGATCTCGCTCGGCTCTCTCCACAGGCGTGCACGAACCACCCAGGAACCCGCGACCCAGCCACCGCTATCCCGCATGGTTGCGCGGTCCGCACGCCGACCTCGGGGCGGATACTCCGTGGTTCGTGCACAGCGGGCAAGACGGCCCCCGACGGCGCGCGAGCGGACTCAGCGCCCCCGGGCCTCGTCCGCCGTGCGCGGGCGCGGCAGCTCCACCACCTCGGGCGGGAGACCCCACTCGTCCCCGCCCAGCCGGGACAGCGGCTGGAGGGCCGACATCATCGGGTGGTCGCCGTCCAGTGCGGACTCCTCGACGGTGATCGCGACGACGTCGCCGAGCACCACCACCGAGCGGCCCAGGTCGACCTCGGAGTGCACCCGGCACTCGATCGAGGCAGGCGAGGCGGCCACCCGCGGCGGCGCGACGACCACGCTCGGCTCCATCTCGATGCCCAGCTCGGCAGCCTCGTCTACGCCGCTCTCCCACGGGGCGCTGCACCGGTTGACCAAGTCCATCATCGGGCGGCTGGCGACGTTGACCACGAACTCGCCGGTCGCGCGCACGTTGGCCAGCGTGTCCTTGTGCCCGACCGAGGTGAACTGCACGATCGGCGGCTTGGCGCTGGACACGGTGAAGAACGAGTGCGGTGCCAGGTTGCCCACACCGTCGGCCGACAGCGTCGAGATCCACGCGATCGGCCGGGGCACGACCAGGGCGGTCAGCAGGGCGTAGGCGTTGACGTCGCGGTCGGTGGCGTCGAAGGTACGGCGGGCCATGCGGGCACGATAGGCCCTTGACAACCTACAACCGATAAGTTGTAGGTTATGGCTATGGGCACGACCACCGAGGCGAACGAGGACCGGGCCGACGCCCTGTTCCACGCCCTCGCCGACCGCACCCGGCGCGACATCCTGCGCCGGGTGCTGGCCGGAGAGCACTCGGTGTCCGCCCTGGCCGCGAGCTACGACATGAGCTTCGCGGCCGTGCAGAAGCACGTCGCCGTTCTCGAGCGTGCCGGCCTGCTGACCAAGCGGCGCAGCGGCCGCGAGGCGCTGGCCAGCGGCGACGTGGAGGCGGTCCGCTCCGTCGGCTCGATGCTCCGCGAGATCGAGTCCGTCTGGCGCGGCCGGATCCACCGGATCGACGACCTCATCGCGCAGGACCCACCCACCCAGGAGAGCTGACATGCCCGTCACCGCAGTCGACACCGACACCGAGAACCTGACCCTGACCATCACCGCCGAGTTCGCCGCGCCCGCCCCGCGCGTGTGGCAGGTGTACGCCGACCCGCGGCAGCTGGAGCAGATCTGGGGCCCTCCGGGCTATCCCGCGACGGTGGTCGAGCACGACCTCAGGGTCGGTGGCCGGGTGAGCTACTACATGACCAGCCCCGAGGGCGAGAAGCACCCCGGCTGGTGGGAGTTCACCGTGATCGACGAGCCCCGGGTCCTCGGCTTCGACGACGGCTTCTCCGACCAGGACCTGCAGCCCCTGGACTCGATGCCGGTCTCGCACAACACCCTCACCTTCGCCGAGAGCGAGGGACGCACGTCGGCCACCTTCGTCAGCCGATACGAGTCGGCCGAAGCGCTCCAGCAGGTGCTCGACATGGGCGCCGTCGAGGGCGCCACCGCGGCGATCAACCAGGTCGACGACCTCCTCGCCCGCGATCCCGCCTGAGCGGCCCCCGTCAGTTCAGGCCGTGGCGGGCGAGGGGCCCGATCAGCTCGCGCTCCTCGTAGGCGAGGTGGGAGAGCAGCGTGTCGGTGAGGAGGTCGACGGCGTCCTGGACGCCCTGCAGGACGTCCTCGCCGGCGCGACCGGTGCCGTCCTCGGTGACCAGCCGCACCAGCGCGCGGTCGAACTGCTCGAGCACGTCGTGGATCACGTGGTGCTCCTCCTCCAGCCGGTCCAGCACCGGCGCCAGGCCGGGCTCGGTGTGGCGCAGATGCGGGAAGATGCTGCGGTCCTCCAGCGTGTGGTGGCCGGTCACCGCGCGACAGTACGACTCGCAGTAGGCGCCCAGCGTCCAGTTGTTCTGCCGCATCGTCATCGTGTTGATCACCGACCGCGCGGCGCCCACGGGCAGGTGGCCGCGCCGTACCTGGTCCAGCACGTCGCGCACCTGCGCGAGCTCGCCGCGCAGCCCGTTGTGGATGTCGACGAGGTGCTGCGCATGCTCCGGGAGGGGTACGTCGTCAGCGGCGGCGGGCGCGTCGTGCGTGGGCCGCGTCGACTCGTCCCACGGCATCTCGGCCGCGAGCCGCACCCCGTCGTCCGGGGTCGGGCTGACCAGCGTCACACTCTCCCGCGCCGCCTCGGGAGCGGGCGTCGGGGTGTCGGGGACCTCGCCGCGGGCCCGGCGCCCGCGCTCGACCTCGACCAGCTCGCGGGTCCGCGGCGCGACCTCGGCGGCGAAGCGGCGCACCGTGTCGGGGTCGTCGCTGCCGAGGATGTAGGTGCTCATCCCGACGTCCAGGGTCAGCTCGGCCAGCTGCTCGGCCCAGTTGTCCGGCGTCCCCTGGAGGAAGCCGGCGCCGGTGCCGAAGCGCCCGAAGATGTTGTAGATCCGCTTGATCGACTGGGGTGAGCGGCCGGCCGCCAGCGCCGCCTCGTCGACGACCGCCGCGAGCTCGGCCAGCGCGGGCGGGTCGGCGTACCCCATGCTGGGGACCCAGCCGTCGGCGAGCCGACCGGTCAGCCGCAGCATCCGCGGCTTGTAGGAGCCCAGCCAGACCGGGATGTCGTGCGCCGGGCGCGGGCCGGCGTGCAGGCCGACCGCGCGGTAGTGCTCGCCCTCGAAGTGCAGTGTCCCGCCGGCCCAGAACGCCTTCATCAGCTCGACCGCCTCGGCGAGCGCACCGACGGCCTCCCCGGGAGTCCGGCGGACCCCGCCGGCCGCGGCGATCGCGTCCCAGAACGCGCCGGCACCCAGGCCCAGCTCCACCCGGCCGCCGGTGATCAGGTCGAGGGTCGCCGCCGCCTTGGCCAGCACGACCGGCGGGCGCAGCGGCAGGCTGGCGACGTTGGGGGCCAGCTTGATCGTGCTGGTGCGGGCGCCCAGCACGGAGAGCAGGGTCCAGGTGTCGCCGTACCGCTCCTGGTAGGGGTGGTCCTGCAGGGACACCAGGTCCAGTCCCTCGACCTCGGCCTGCGCCACCAGCGACAGTAGGTCCGCGATCCGCGCGGCCTCCGGCGATGGGAACAGGCCGAACTCGAGCTCCTGGTCCAGATCGGGCATCGGCCACCCCTCCTCGGCGTCGAGTGTGTCACCGCGACAACCAGACCACCCCCTGGGGGTATTCCGCGAGAAGGGCTCCGCCGCAAGACTGAGGACGACCACGGACCGACGAGAACCGAGGAGCCCCCATGCCCACTCGCACCGCCCGCACCGCCTGGACCGGAACGCTGCAGGAGGGCTCCGGCCAGGTCGAGATGACCAGCTCCGGGGTCGGGACGTACGACGTCTCCTTCCCCCAGCGCGCCGCCGAGAACGCCGACGGCACCACCTCGCCGGAGGAACTGATCGCAGCCGCCCACTCCTCGTGCTACGCCATGCAGCTGTCGGCGCTGATCGGCCAGGCGGGCGGGACCCCGCAGGCGCTGGACGTGCAGGCCGACGTCAGCCTCGGGGAGGACCCCGCCGGCGGCTTCCGGCTGACCGGCATCACCCTCACCGTGCGCGGCGAGGTGGAGGGCCTGGACGCGGACGGGTTCGCCCGGGCCGCCGAGGCGGCCAAGGCGGGCTGCCCGGTGAGCAAGGCGCTGACCGGCGTGGACATCACCCTGGACGCCGCGCTGGAGGGCTGACCCGCTCGGGCGTCTACACTCGGGCGACCCCCGAGCCACGTTCCGGCACGTCGCCGGGAGAGGAACGCGCCCGCATGACACCCCGGAGTCCCGGACCTCGCGGTCTCGACCGGTCGGTGCGCGTTCCCCTATGGCGTCAGCTGCAGGACGACCTGGTGCGTCGGATCGAGGGCGGGGAGTTCCCCGACACCTTCCCCGGCGAGCTGGAGCTGATGGAGAGCTACGGCGTCAGCCGGCACACCGTCCGGGAGGCGGTCGGCCGGCTGCGCCGCGACGGGGTCATCCAGTCCTCGCGGGGGCGCTCGAGCGTGGTCGCGCCGGGGATGATCGCCCAGGACCTCGGGGTGATGTACTCCCTCTTCCACGAGCTGGAGGACCGCGGCATCGAGCAGCGCAGCGAGGTGCTCGTGCTCGACGTGCGCCGTGACAGCGTGGTCGCGGACCGGATGGGCCTGCCCGCGGAGACCGGGTTGGTGTACGTCGAGCGCATCCGCCTCGGCGACGACGAGCCGATCGCCTGGGACTGCGCCTGGCTCGACCCGGAGTTGGCCGCGCCGCTGCTGGACGCCGACCTCTCCCACACCGCTCTCTACGACGAGTGGCAGCGGGTCGCCGGGGTCCGGCTGACCGGCGGGGAGGAGACGATCCGCGCCATCGTGCCCACCGCGGGCCAGCGCGCCCGGCTCGCGATGCGCGACGACGAGGCCGCGCTGCGGATCGAGCGGACCGGGTCGGTGGGCGGCCGGTGCGCGGAGTTCCGCCGTACCCTCGTCCGTGGGAGCCGCTTCAGCTTCACCGCGCGCTGGTCCAGCTCGCGCGCCTACCAGGTCGACGTCGCGGGGGAAGGCTGAGAGCCGTGCGCATGCGAGTCTCGGTCGTGATGGCGTCGGCGCTGCTGCTGGTGGGCGGCGGCTCCGGCGGCCCGGACCGGCAGGCGGCCGCGGACGATGCCGAGGCCGGCCGCGGGCAGGTCGTCGGCGCGCTGCGCGGCATGGCCGAGGTCGCCTCCAGCCTCGGCGTGGTGGGCGACGCCACCGGTGGGTACGCCGTCTGCGGGTCGCCTCCCGCGGAGGCGGTGGAGTTCCGCGCGTCGCTCTCCGAGCGGCTCGCCGCCGACGGATGGAAGCTGGTCGGCCAGGACACGCAGCCTCGCCCGTGGGCCAATCTGGGGAGGGACGAGGTGACGGGGTCGATCCGGGTGAGCCCACGCCAGGGGAGCGCCGGACTGGTCCTGGCGGTCGCCGGCCCCTGCGTGCAGGTCGCGGACGGCCAGACCAGCGACTTCTCGCTGCGGCAGGAGCCGATCGACCTCGGGTGACGTCTGGCCGTCCGGCCTAGGATCCGTCGCTCACGGGCGGCGCCGGGGCCTTGAGCCGCTTCGCCCACCCCGCATAGGCGTCCTCGAAGATCCTCCGGCCCAGCTCACCCACCGTCCCCCGCTTCACCGCGTCGGCGACCCAGTCGTTGGGGATGTAGTAGATGAGGTCCTCACCGCTGCGCCGCATCGAGGCCTTCGGCCGGTCCTCGAACTGCGCGATCACGTAGAGCCCCGGCTTCACGATGTGCTCCTCCAGCCAGGGCGCCCACGCCTCGTCCTCCGACAACGCGTCCCACACCCGATCGAACTCCTCCGGAACTCCGGGGCGCGAGCCCTCCATCCAGGCAGTGTCAATCCGGTGGCTCACAGGCACCTCTTCATTCCCGGGGGACACTTCCCGTGCCGCATCTTGTACTTCGTCGCGTAGCCGGCCTCTACCTGGCGGGCCTTCTCCCAGCCTCGGACATCCTTGCGAAGGATGTCGAACCGGCACCGTCGTCCTCCGTTGGCTTCACGACAAGCCTTGAGCTGCTGCTTTGGCCGGGCCTCCCCGTTCTTGCTGATGCCGAACTTGTGCGTTCGCCACTGTCCGTCTTTGCCTCTGGCCCGCATGTGGTAGACGACGTGCATGCTCATATCCGAGGCCCGCCGGGCTTTCGGATTAGGCCAGGGGACCCTGTGCTTGTTCGCGAGCTTCTTGATGTCGGACATCGACTTGGCTGACGTTTTGGTCGTCGCCGCTGTCCGGCTGCCCGTCCCACGCCATGAGGGCATGCCACCGCCGACCGGCCCGCCGACGCGCGCGCCCGAAGCGGCCCCGCCCCAGGGTCCCCGACCGGGATAGCACCGGAGCGCCAGTTCGTGGACGGCGATCTTGGCGGGCTCGCGCATTCCGCATCTACTCAAGGTGACGGTGACCGGACCAGGTGCCGGAGGCACCGGACTACTGCTTGCAATGAGGACGGCTGCGATGAAGCCGGCGAGCAGTGCCAGGAACGGCGTCAACCCGAGAACCTTGCGCACGATCTTCTCCCCCAGATGAGCGAACGAGTGCGACGAGGGTCGCACATATGAACCCGCTGCGAAAGGGTGGCTTGTGGAACGTTGCAACTGCCCCCGGAAGCGCCGGATAGGTCAGTTCCTGTTTTCGAGGCCTTCCAGGTAGGCCAGGAGTTGCCTCCAAGCACGTTCGCGCGCGAGACCAAGCGCGTCGGGTCGACTCACCCGCGTCGGGTAGATGACTCCCGGCGCAAAGGCGGTGATCTCATGACCGACCTCGGCGAAGGCAGCAACCTCAGGCGTCGGCCGACCACGTGCAACCAGCCTTCGCGCGATGCTGTCGGCTGCGCTGCACGAGGACAACACCTGGTCTGCCCTGCCGCAGATGAGGAGAAGCGGCCCTCGGATCCGCCAAACGTCGATGACAGCCGGACCAGGATCGATCCACAGGTCTCGCAGTGATCGGGCGAACGGCAGAGGTCGGCCACGCCAAGTCCAGGCCGGTTCGCCATCGCGGGGGTAGGCCGATGCAGCCGCCCCGATCCCGGCTACGGTGACGGCTCCGGCCGCCAATTCGGGGTAGTGCACCGCCGTCAGCAGTGCGGCCTCGCCACCACGCGAGATACCCACGGGGACCACGGCAGCCTCTCGGACGGACGGCAACGTCGACATCAGCTTCAGGGCCCGCCCGAAGTATTCGATCGGGATGCGCTCAAGCCGCCTCGGGACACCCGGTTCTCCGTGATAGGCCAGCAACAGGGTGGGGTAGCCATGCGACGCGAGCAGTCGCGCCTCAGCCCAGGCCGCAAACCCCCTTTCGGAACCGCCGATGATGACGACGCCGGTGCCGGGGGCCGGCTGTGCCCGTCGCGACGGTTGAATCAGGTAGCCGACGACGCCGTTCCGCTTCACGGTCAACCGTTCCACTCGTACTCCGGGTCGATCGAGCCGCCGCGTCTGTGCCAACCTCGCGATCTCTCGCCCCGCCACCTCCACGACAATCTCGATCTTGACCCGGGTCTGCGATCGGTCAGCCGTGTCGTGCAGAGTCCACAGCAAGCCGAAACCCGAGGCGACGGAGTAGGAGCCGCTGGTGGGGCGGTCCCGCTCCAGGTTGACAATCCCGTCGGGGCCAGCGATGAACTCCGCAGAGCTCCTCGCGCCCCGGCCCTCACCATCCGTTGTCACGGTGACACGCACCCGCTCTTGCGGTGGGACCTGTTCAACCCGCAGGCGCAGCGGTTCGTCAGCCAAAGCAGTCGCGGGGACGCCGGTGACCCGTGTGGCGCTGCGCCCAGCAGCATCACGCTCCGGACTGCCAGCCACGGTGCAGGCCGCCAACAAGAGAAGCACCGAGCACAGCGCTGACCGAACGAACGGTCGCACGCCGAGCACGAAGCAACCTCCAAGGTCGATTCGACCACGTAGAAGGGGTGGCGCGCCCGTAGGGATTCGAACCCCAAACCTTCTGATCCGTAGTCAGATGCTCTATCCGTTGAGCTACGGGCGCCTGCCCCGCGAACGGGACCGGACCACCTTAGCCGAGGGCGGGGCGCCAAGCGAAATCAATACGACCGGGAGCGGCGCGACGGGTGCAGACTGACCCCATGCCCCGTCGTACGGCGACCCTGCTGGCCGCGCTCCTGCTCACCGCGGGCTGCCAGGGGGCCACCGGGTCATCGGCGCCGGACGCGGAGCAGAGCCTGACGCTGGACGCCGAGCAGCCCGCGTTCCACGGCCGGCTGCGGGCCGACGTACTCCCCGCCCTCTCGCTCATCGGCATGACCGACTGCACGCCGGAGGAGTTCGTCGTCTGCGACAGCGAGGGGCGGCGTGGCTACCGCCCGATGGCCGACCCGGCGCCCGTCACGGTCACCGACGCGACGATGGGGCTGGACCGCTACGAGCAGTACTGGGTCGTCACCCTCACCGTTCGTCCCCACCGGCGGATGCTGCGCGCGGCCGAGCAGGCCGACGAGGTCGGCGGCTTCGTCACCCTGCTGCTGGATGACCGGGTCGTGGTCGCGACGGAGGCGCGGACGATCAAGCCGCGCCGGGTCGAGGTCGGGCGCTTGAGCAAGCCCGAGGCCTACGCACTGATGGACCGGATCACCGCTGCCCGGTGACATGACTGCAACAATCTGCAGAACGCGGCCGGTTCGGCTGGGGGTGCGTTGCGGATCGATGCAAAGGTTGGGCGATGCATGGGATGAGCGCTGAGCAACGTGAGCTCTTCGAGACGGTCGCTACCCCGCTCTATGAGGAGGCGGTCACGCGAGGGGAGCTCGCCGGCACCGACGCCCGCTTCGCTGACGGCGGCGACCTGCGCGAGGCTCTCGACCTGCTGGTCCAGCTCGGTCTCCTGGTCGGCAACGGCGACGACGGGGGCTGGGTGCCGACCGACCCGACGCCGGTGCAGTCGCGCGTGGTGACGCCGATGAGCCAGCAGGGCGCGATGCTGTTCTCCGAGTCGGCGCGCTGGGCCGATGCCTTCGGCACGTTGGGTCAGGCCTGGCGGCGTTCGCCGCTGGCCTCCCGCGGCCCGTTCACCGAGCTGCACGGCCGGGCGATCTTCCCCTACATCGCCTCGATCGTCGCC encodes:
- a CDS encoding DUF559 domain-containing protein, which codes for MDLEGMLAEAGGLATRPLLIQLLGRRGLAEALAAGQVVRVGQGRYALPAVADGVRAAHALRGVLSHTSAALHHGWEVLHTPDRPHVLVPVQRKISADRRRDVVLHRADLARGETSGPATTQEVTLRHCLQTLPLPEALAVADSALRHGVSPATLRRAAMTTGPGARQARRVAREARAEADNPFESGLRALSLDVPGVRLTPQVWVKTRTGRVRPDLVDEERRLVVEADSFEWHGRRASLKNDARRYNELVIAGWMVLRFAWEDVMFEPERVQAVLAGAASRLAGCACGRPA
- a CDS encoding flavin reductase family protein encodes the protein MARRTFDATDRDVNAYALLTALVVPRPIAWISTLSADGVGNLAPHSFFTVSSAKPPIVQFTSVGHKDTLANVRATGEFVVNVASRPMMDLVNRCSAPWESGVDEAAELGIEMEPSVVVAPPRVAASPASIECRVHSEVDLGRSVVVLGDVVAITVEESALDGDHPMMSALQPLSRLGGDEWGLPPEVVELPRPRTADEARGR
- a CDS encoding ArsR/SmtB family transcription factor, which translates into the protein MGTTTEANEDRADALFHALADRTRRDILRRVLAGEHSVSALAASYDMSFAAVQKHVAVLERAGLLTKRRSGREALASGDVEAVRSVGSMLREIESVWRGRIHRIDDLIAQDPPTQES
- a CDS encoding SRPBCC family protein, with product MPVTAVDTDTENLTLTITAEFAAPAPRVWQVYADPRQLEQIWGPPGYPATVVEHDLRVGGRVSYYMTSPEGEKHPGWWEFTVIDEPRVLGFDDGFSDQDLQPLDSMPVSHNTLTFAESEGRTSATFVSRYESAEALQQVLDMGAVEGATAAINQVDDLLARDPA
- a CDS encoding LLM class flavin-dependent oxidoreductase — encoded protein: MPDLDQELEFGLFPSPEAARIADLLSLVAQAEVEGLDLVSLQDHPYQERYGDTWTLLSVLGARTSTIKLAPNVASLPLRPPVVLAKAAATLDLITGGRVELGLGAGAFWDAIAAAGGVRRTPGEAVGALAEAVELMKAFWAGGTLHFEGEHYRAVGLHAGPRPAHDIPVWLGSYKPRMLRLTGRLADGWVPSMGYADPPALAELAAVVDEAALAAGRSPQSIKRIYNIFGRFGTGAGFLQGTPDNWAEQLAELTLDVGMSTYILGSDDPDTVRRFAAEVAPRTRELVEVERGRRARGEVPDTPTPAPEAARESVTLVSPTPDDGVRLAAEMPWDESTRPTHDAPAAADDVPLPEHAQHLVDIHNGLRGELAQVRDVLDQVRRGHLPVGAARSVINTMTMRQNNWTLGAYCESYCRAVTGHHTLEDRSIFPHLRHTEPGLAPVLDRLEEEHHVIHDVLEQFDRALVRLVTEDGTGRAGEDVLQGVQDAVDLLTDTLLSHLAYEERELIGPLARHGLN
- a CDS encoding OsmC family peroxiredoxin, coding for MPTRTARTAWTGTLQEGSGQVEMTSSGVGTYDVSFPQRAAENADGTTSPEELIAAAHSSCYAMQLSALIGQAGGTPQALDVQADVSLGEDPAGGFRLTGITLTVRGEVEGLDADGFARAAEAAKAGCPVSKALTGVDITLDAALEG
- a CDS encoding GntR family transcriptional regulator, producing the protein MTPRSPGPRGLDRSVRVPLWRQLQDDLVRRIEGGEFPDTFPGELELMESYGVSRHTVREAVGRLRRDGVIQSSRGRSSVVAPGMIAQDLGVMYSLFHELEDRGIEQRSEVLVLDVRRDSVVADRMGLPAETGLVYVERIRLGDDEPIAWDCAWLDPELAAPLLDADLSHTALYDEWQRVAGVRLTGGEETIRAIVPTAGQRARLAMRDDEAALRIERTGSVGGRCAEFRRTLVRGSRFSFTARWSSSRAYQVDVAGEG
- a CDS encoding acyl-CoA thioesterase/bile acid-CoA:amino acid N-acyltransferase family protein, whose amino-acid sequence is MLGVRPFVRSALCSVLLLLAACTVAGSPERDAAGRSATRVTGVPATALADEPLRLRVEQVPPQERVRVTVTTDGEGRGARSSAEFIAGPDGIVNLERDRPTSGSYSVASGFGLLWTLHDTADRSQTRVKIEIVVEVAGREIARLAQTRRLDRPGVRVERLTVKRNGVVGYLIQPSRRAQPAPGTGVVIIGGSERGFAAWAEARLLASHGYPTLLLAYHGEPGVPRRLERIPIEYFGRALKLMSTLPSVREAAVVPVGISRGGEAALLTAVHYPELAAGAVTVAGIGAAASAYPRDGEPAWTWRGRPLPFARSLRDLWIDPGPAVIDVWRIRGPLLLICGRADQVLSSCSAADSIARRLVARGRPTPEVAAFAEVGHEITAFAPGVIYPTRVSRPDALGLARERAWRQLLAYLEGLENRN